Proteins encoded in a region of the Melospiza melodia melodia isolate bMelMel2 unplaced genomic scaffold, bMelMel2.pri scaffold_35, whole genome shotgun sequence genome:
- the LOC134434341 gene encoding olfactory receptor 14J1-like, producing the protein MFFFLLNLALSDLGSICTTVPKAMHSSLWDTRNISDTGCAAQLFFFLFFTGADFSLLTIMCYDRYVSICKPLHYRTLLGSRACAHMAAAAWASGFLFSLLHTANTFSLPLCHGNALGQFFCEIPQILKLSCAKSYLRELGFLAVSVSLVFGCFVFIVFSYVQIFRAVLRIPSEQGRHKAFSTCLPHLAVVSLFLSTGSFANMKPPSMSSPSLDLTLSVLYSVVPPALNLLIYSLRNQELKAAVWRLM; encoded by the coding sequence atgttcttcttcctgctcaacctggccctcagcgacctgggctccatctgcaccactgtccccaaagccatgcacagttccctctgggacaccaggaacatctctgacacaggatgtgctgctcagctctttttctttctgttcttcactgGAGCAGATttctccctcctgaccatcatgtgctacgaccgctacgtgtccatctgcaaacccctgcactacaggaccctcctgggcagcagagcttgtgcccacatggcagcagctgcctgggccagtggttttctcttttcactgctgcacacagccaatacattttcgctgcccctgtgccatggcaacgccctgggccagttcttctgtgaaatcccacagatcctcaagctctcctgtgccaaatcctacctcagggaactgggaTTTCTTGCTGTTAGTGTTTCTTTAGTATTTGGTTgctttgtattcattgttttctcctatgtgcagatcttcagggccgtgctgaggatcccctctgagcagggacggcacaaagccttttccacctgcctccctcacttggccgtggtctcactgttcctcagcactggatcATTTGCTAACATGAaacctccctccatgtcctccccatccctggatctgaccctgtcagttctgtactcggtggtgcctccagccctgaacctcctcatctacagcctgaggaaccaggagctcaaggctgcagtgtggagactgatg